In Streptococcus respiraculi, the genomic stretch GACACGATGAGCAATATCGCGCTATGTATGCGATTGTGGAACAGGTCAAGCACTTATCTACAACGCTCGAAGAAGTCAAGCATGATGTCAAGAGTTTAACACGAAAGGAGTAACATACACATGATTAACTGGAAAGTACGCTTACGCAATCCACGTTTTTGGGTTGCTTTATTATCAGCCGTGGCGCTACTGGCGCAACAGATAGGCTTGAATGTGTTCCCTGAAAACTGGAAAGAAGTTTTAAATACTGTCTTGACAGTTCTTGCGATTGTGGGGATTGTAGAAGACCCTACAACAGCAGGTCTATCTGACAGCGAGCGGGCTATGAACTATGAAGAACCAAAATAAGTAAAGGAGACATAGCATGAGAGCGATAAAACGCTTATTGTTAATGATGATGTTATTACCTATGGGTTATATCGCTTTCGTGCTTAGCCCGTTTATAGAATTATTTTATAAGGAGGGAAATAGATGACAGTAAATACTGAGACGGCAATTGCCTGGTTCGAGGCTAGAAAAGGTAAAGTAAGTTACTCCATGGACTATCGTGATGGTCCGAACAGCTACGATTGCTCAAGTTCTGTTTATTATGCTTTGATGTCAGCTGGCGCTATTTCGGCTGGTTGGGCAGTTAATACTGAGTATGAGCATGACTGGCTCATTAAGAATGGTTATACACTCATTGCAGAAAATCAAGACTGGGGTGCAAAGCGTGGAGATGTCTTTATTTGGGGACGCCGTGGTCAGTCTAGCGGTGCAGGTGGGCATACTGGCATTTTCATTGACTCGGATAACATCATTCATTGTAATTGGGGCAGAAGAGGTATTAGTGTTGATCATTATGACACAGTAGCAGCCGCTAGTTGCTATATGTATTGTTATGTTTATCGTTTGACAAATCAAATCAGCACAACCGCTGGAAAAAGCCTTGACACCCTTGTTCAGGAAACCCTTGCAGGTAAGTATGGAAATGGCGAGGAGCGCAAAAAAGCGCTTGGTAATCAATACGAGGCTGTTATGGCAGTCATCAATGGCAAAGCTACGACAGTTAAAAAGACGATTGACCAGATGGCGCAAGAAGTAATTGCAGGTAAGTATGGAAACGGCGAGGAGCGAAAAAAATTGCTAGGTTCTGATTATGACGCAGTTCAAAAACGAGTGACGGAAATTTTACAAGGCTCTACATCGTCACCCGTTTCGAAACCGACAAAAGAAGCTGGCGATTTGTCCTTTAATGGTGCTATCTTGAAAAAAGCAGTACTGGACAAGATTTTGGAAAACTGCAAAAAGCACAATATCCTACCAAGCTACGCCCTAACCATTCTTCATTTTGAGGGCTTATGGGGCACCTCTGCGGTTGGTCGAACAGACAACAATTGGGGCGGTATGACCATGACATCAAACGATGAGCGCATTACTCGTCCAAGCGGTGTCACAGTCACCCGAGGTCTGGCCAGACCGTCAAATGAGGGTGGCTACTATATGCACTATGCGACAGTAGACGACTTTTTGACGGACTGGTTCTATTTGTTGCGAGCTGGTGGCTCTTACAAAGTTAGCAGTGCAAAGACATTTAGCGAAGCAGTCAAAGGCATGTTCAAAGTTGGGGGTGCAGTCTATGACTATGCGGCTACAGGGTATGAAAATTACCTGGTAGGTGCTTCTAGTCGCTTGAAAGCAATTGAAGCTGAAAATGGTAGTTTGACTAAGTATGACCTAATTCCCGACACGCCAAGCAATTTACAGCCCGACAAAATAGACGTTGCGCTTGACGGTATCGAAGTATCTATCAATGGTGTGAAATATACGCTTAATAAGAAGCCGATATAAAACAAGCAACCCCGCTCAGAGGAATCTGGGCGGGACTTTTTTGTTGTGTAAAAAATAAATTCGTCCGAAATTCGTCCGAAATAATTTCTATATTTATCCGTATTTATCCAAATTAAAAATCAAAAAAGCCCGATTTTATGGGCTTTTAACTTGGTTAAATCCTGATAAAACAGGTATAAAAAGGCGGTAGACGGATTATATATCCTTTATATAACAGGTTTTAAGGGCTATTCGTCCGAAATTCGTCCGAAGTTATCAAAGATATTGCGAATTTTATCGTTGTTTTTTTCTTTTAGTTTGTCTAGTTGATGGGCGTAAATTTTAAGTGTGATATTGAGATTTTCATGTCCGAGTATTTGAGAGATAGAAATGAGGTCTACTCCTTGAGCGATTAAAAAGCTAGCGTATGTGTGCCTGAGAGAATGGATAGTGACGGGTCTTCCGACAATTTTCTTGATAGTCTTATTGACTGCGCTGTTGCTGATTTTCGAGATTAAGCGATTTTGCTTATCTAAAGCATGATTTTCTTGATAGTTTTCAATCATGCTCAGAGTATGATTGTCAATTGGGACGGAGCGCTCAGAGCTTTTTGATTTTAAGGGGATAAAATCCATGGTATCTGTGTAATCAAAAGCTTGCTTGAGATGTAGCATTTGGTTTTCTTTGTCAATATCGTCTGACCGTAGACCGAGTAGTTCCCCAAATCGCAGACCAGTAATCGCCGCCAGGTAAATCGTGAAATAGGTGCTGTATTGAATATTGTCTTTGCATATTTGAATCAGTTTGATATACTCATGTTCCTCTAAGTATTTATTTTCGACTGCCTTTTTATTGATAGTTGATTTGACGATGGCTCCTTCACAAAAATTTGTATCAATAATCTTTTCACGCACTGCAATCTTAACAGCTGACTGAATATGATAGTGGAAGTTGTCGGCCGTTTCCTGTGAATATTTTTGGGTAAATTTATTAGCAATGCTTTGATAGTGTGTAGGTGTAATATCTTTGAGTAGGGTGTTGCCGAAGTAATGTTCGATATGTTTTTCGGTTTGCTGATATTTTTTCCACGTTCTTTCTGCAATGTGTGGTTTTTTGTAGATTTCTGCCCATTTTCTGTAGTATTCTAGAAGGGTCTGTTCTTTATTGACAAATGTATTTTTCTTGAGAAATAATTCTACTTCCATTGCGGCGGCTTGCGCTAGCGCTTTCGTTTTGAATCCTTTTTTTGATTTCTCACGGTATTTACCGTTAGCGTCTTTATAAGAAATACGATATTGCCATCCCGATGAGAGTTTCTTATAGAAAGCCATTTGCCTTTACCTCCTTTTGTGATAAAATGGGTATAGTAAAGAGACCTACTGCAAAGCAGGTTTTTACTATACGAAATTGCCTTACGCTCTCGTCGTCCAAAGTTTGAGTGTGGGGCTTTTTGGTTAAATCAGAATAAACTACAATAAACTACAATAAACTACAATAAACTACAATAAACTACAATAAACTACAATAAACTACAATAAACTACAATAAACTACAATAAACTACAATAAACTACAATAAACTACAATAAACTACAATAAACTACAATAAACTACAATAAATTATTTATCTTTCAAAACATAGTATTGAGTAGTATCTCTGGGGCCACTCCCGTACCACTCCAATATACCTTTTTTTGTCAATTCTTTGAGTAACTTTAGGGAATAAGGGCGACTTTTCTGGATTTCTGTCATAACGTCAGGGGTAGTTATTTGAGCGCTTCTATATGCTAATCTAATTATTTTCTTTTCATCTATAGTCAGATTGTTGAAAACTTCAGGAGATAGTCGTTGTTTCAATGTATCATTGACTCTAACCTGCCTATTGAGAATATTATTTTCTAGTAACAGTAAAACATTAGCATTATTGGGTTCGCTGTAAGTAGGTTGTTTAAGGAAGAAGTCTGCCATTTCGTTATAAATCCTTTTCACACCTTCATTCATTTCTTTTACCCATCCAAACTCGGAAAGAACTCGAGCTATTTTAGGATTGCGCGAAAAACGCTCTTCCAAGATATTTTCTAGTGTGACAATATTAGGGAGCATTCCTGGACTTTTTATTTCTAATCGGTCATCGAATAGTACTACAGTGATATGTTGCCCCCTAATAGAATAGTTCCTATGTGTAACAGCATTGACAATTCCTTCAAACCAGGCAAACTCGGGATATTCAGGCATTGTTGTAAATTGTCCATTGTCATCCAAGTATTGAAAATCTCTTAGTTGATTTTTGATAAATTCTCTGCTCTTTATAATGATTTCAGGGATAGGTCCGAAGAAGGTCTGCTCTTTTATGACATTGAATTCTTTCCCAACGCCAGCGGAATTATCATTGTATTTAATCACTCTTAATCTCGCTTGTGGTAAAAATTCAGTGGGGTTACTTCCGAACAATAAAATTCCAGCATTAGTTATCTTACCATTTTTTATTAAGCCTCTTCCTTTTAGAACTTGTAAAGTACCAATATCAGGAAGGCCTATTTTTTCCTTGAAACTTTGAACTAATTCATCGTCAAGATCAGAAAGTTCTGCTCCTTCAGCGATCTCGTCTTCGAAATATCTTTGCCCTCTGTCATATTCTAATTGGACTCGCTGTTCATGCTTTAGTTTAACTGATTTATCTCCCTGTCGTAAATATGCAGTATCATTAGGAGTAGTAACTACCCTATCAATGGATAGTTGGATATTGAGCACTAATACTTTATCTTCCTCGTTTTTTATATTTGTAACATTGATTTCTTTATAATTAAACTTTACAGGAGTGTTCACTAATTGATAAGCAATATTTTTAAAACTTTCAATGTCCCCAGCTTTTGCATGTTTAAAACCTGTAATACGTCCGTCATCTTCAATACCTATTGCAAGGACACCGCCTTCTGCATTAGCGAATGCTACTATATCTTCTAGTATATTTTGAGCTTTTTGAGCAGCACTTTTTCTGTCGAAATGTTGTCCTTCTGGGGCGGATGTTAGATACTCAATATCGTAGATTTTCTCCATAATTAGCCTCCTTTATTTTCTGTAAATATGCTCAACAACCCCGATTGCTTCTGCGAATTCATATTCATTAAAGTAGATGTCATCATAGTTGGGGTTCAGGCTTTCTAGTCTGTCTGGCTGTAATTTCTTTACAAAGTTTCCTTTGCTTGTCCGAAATACGCCAATTTGTCCGATTTCAATTTGTTTTGTGAATGTGACAAAGAGAATATCGCCATTATGAAGTTTAGGTCGCATAGAATCACCGATAACCATTGCAAGGTCGTCAAACTTGTCAGGGATTTGGCTTATTGGAATCCTGATTTCAATATCGACATCATTTTCCTGCCAAATGCCTTCTCCTGCTGATTCTAAACCGTGAACAACGAGGGATTCGAATTCTTCGTTTTGAGGAAGTGGGATAACTTTCTCCGTCTTATATTCGGCTATTTCTTCTCCGATTTCGGCGTTTCCTTTTATTTGCTCCTCTAATTGCTCCGTAGCGTAGCCTAGCACGTTTTCTTGGCGTTCGGGGTGTAATTGTACCACCTTGTCATTTATCGCCTGTACGGTGCCATTTTTTGCGTCTGGTGAGGTGGTGGAGGATTCGCCGAACATCATAACTTCAGGATGAACCCCGAAGAATATTGCAATTTCTTCTATTTCGTATATTTTGGGAGAACGTGTTCCACTTTCCCATTTTGAAATAGTTGATTTTGTTTTTCCGATTTTTTCTGCCAGCTGTTCCATTGTTAAATTATTGGCCAGCCTGTATTCCTTGACCATTGCAGGAAAAGCTATTTTAGTATTCATAAGCGCTCTCCTTTATTTTCTAACCTTATTATATAATCGTGTTTTCTTTTTGTCAACAAAAACGATAATAAAGCATTATCAAAAAAGTTGACTTTTTTAACACAAATCTGTTGACAAAAAGGAAACAAAGGTGTATAATGTATTTGTAAGGTTGAGAAAGGCAATCTTAGACAAGGAAACTAACAGAAAGGATTACTTAATGAAAAGTCGCAAAAGAAAAAAGAAAAAGCTTAGCAACGAACAACTGATAAACTTGATAATCGCACTCATCAACTTAATCATAACGTTACTAAACTTAATCGAAAAAATCTTCAAATAGTGGGCGGGGCGAAAGCCCCAACTACTATATGCGTGTTTTCATTATACTATAAGAGGTATCGACAATGCAAGATAAAACTTATAAATTCATCTTTTGGTCTTTGATTGTCTTAACCGTCATTGTTATTATCATCACTTGGCTAGTGTAGAAAGGGGGGTGGTTAATGAAAAAAACAGAGTTCGAAAAGCTCTTGGATAATAGCGGAATTAAGCGTCAGGTAATTGCTGAACGAATGGGTCTTACTCGCACAGGCTTCTATCGCAAACAGAAGAAACCGAAAGAGAGATTTGACGGTAATGAAATGCTGGCTCTTGCTGATATTTTGGGAGTTGACTCTAAAGTGGTCCTTGAGGCCATTTTAGTTTCATAGGTTTGTTGACAAAAATAACACAAAGGAGCGTCATGGAAGAAAAATGGAAATCCGTAAGGGGCTATGAAGGTCTGTATGAAGTTTCTAGTGATGGCAGGGTTAAAAATAGCAAAACTGGAAGGATACTAACCCCTAGGGTAAATAATTCGGGTTATGTTCGTATCAGTTTGTACAAAAAAGAAGGTTGCAAGGAGTTTTTGGTTCATAGGCTTGTTGCAGAAACGTTTATCCCAGCGGTGAATGGCAAAGAAATAGTCAATCATATAGACGAAAACAAGTTGAACAACAACGTGGAAAACTTGGAATGGGTAACGTCACAAGAGAACGTGCAGCATAGCATTGAGCGTTTGAGAGTTCCGAAAAAACATAAAGTTATCTATCTATATACGCTATATGGGAGATTAGTTCGGGTATTTTCATCAGCGGTTGAAGCAGGAAACTATTTTGGTGTATCAACGACCACAATTATTTCTGCTATCAATAACAAGAGTAAATTTAATACGCTTTATTATTTAGGCACCCCTGATATTATTCCTGATTTCGAAGAGCTTGTTGGCTTGGTGGATTATTTAGAAGATTATCGAACGGCTAAACAGTTGAAAAAAGATGTATTTGCTAAAGCATTGGAAACTACACGCACTAATTACATGATCTGGTTACAAAAGCAAAAAGTACCATATAAAGAACTAAAAAAGGTTGCTAGTTTATTGAACATGACTATTGATAGGGCATGGGATTTAAACGAGGTTTACACATAACCTAAAACCAATTTCAAAAAATTTGCTTGATAAACTACATTTATCAAAGTTTGTTGTTGACAAACACAACAAACTTTGATAAACTACATTTATCAAAGTTTGTTGTTGACAAACACAACAAACTATAACTAATGGAGAGGAGGGCAGATATGACTTATGGTGAGCGCATGCGTAGGCTTCGAGAGGACAAGGAAATGTCCTTGCGAGAGCTAGCGGAGAAGACGCTATTAGATTACGCATTCTTATCTCGTGTAGAGAATGATTTGCGGACGTTAACACTCCCACAGGCAAAGGCGGTGGCTCGTGAATTGGGCTGTACGGTGAATGAGCTGGTGGGGTAGGAAGGAGAGAGGATGAATGAACTAGAAAGAACAGCCCTTAATGAAACACTAAGGACTGTGACGTATATAGCGGAGAAAACAGATGAGCCAATACTCGTAGAATTAGATAAAACTATTTCTTTTTTGGAGTCGAATTATCAGAGACTTTCCGAACAAGTTGAGAAAGACTTGTTGCAACTTGCCTACGTTCGGGGGTGTTTAGAGGGTTTGAAGCAGAGGTAATTGAACTAGCTATTGAGTGGTCTAATTCTGGTAGATTTTTTGAAATAACAGGAGAACTCGTTGGAGCTATACCTCTGTTGAGTTTATGGAGGATTTCATCTATTTTCTTTTCAATAGTAGTTAAATTCGATTCTGGCTTATCTTTTGATTTCTTGATGTTCTCCATATTGAAATCGCCGATACTTTTAACCATTTCTTTTAGCGCTCTTTTGGAGTTTTCAATCTCGGCTACATCGGTATCATAGAGTATAGTTCTATTGCTAGCTACATCAAAGGGAAGTTTCTCATTGTATTTAATGATTGGAATCAGCGGAAGTCCTAGAGCTTCTCTATACCCTAGCTCGTAAAAGGCGTTGGGATTGTGTTCGGTCATATCTGCAATAACTAGCTCATCTGTCTTTAGATGATTGATAATACTTTCGTTGATGTTACCAGTGAAGCTTTCTTGGTCTACACGAATTACCTTATATCCAAGTTCTTCACAGACTGGTCTTATTAGGTAGGTTAAAACTTTATCTGCGTGGGCGTGTGTGGGAGTTCCTGGCGTTCCAATAGCAGTAACAACGAAACAAGTTTTTTCAGTCATATCAATTTCTCCAATCATTTTATTTTTATTATATCACAGAAAAGGAGGGGAGGAGATGAGACCTAAGAAATATCCGTGTAGCAAAAAAGAACCTGCTAAAAAACAAGTTCAGGACGTTATTACCTGTGTAGGTAATACTACAGTTACCGCGAATATTAACGGCATAGAGTTGAAAGCGCCTAAAATTATTGTATAGGTGTCAAGGAGGAGCTGTTATGTGGCAAAGAATCAAGCGAATTATGGATAAAAAAGGTATGACGATGTATGCCGTTAGTAAGAAAGCTGGTATCAATCAGAATGTATTGATTGATTTGAAAGCAGGACGGAGTAAACGCATTTATTATGACAACATGGAGAAAATCGCTGACGCACTAGATGTCAGTTTGGATGAATTTAGAAAATAAAAAGCTACTATTTACATTGGAAAGAGAGTAAGAGATGAAAAATATTGCAGAAAAGGTCATCAGGCTTGAGGCTGATGCGTATGAATTTGTTGCTGATTTTGCGAACAAATATGATTTGAAAATCAGCGAGTCGGCAAGTATGCTGTTTCGGTATTGTGCTACCAAAAATTTGGAGGTTATACAAAGGCAAGTGGAAGTGGTTGAAACTATAACGGTTGCTACTGATAGTTAGAGGGGGAAGAAAAATGAGTCAGCGATTGATTGAAAATTGGCAAAAGAAAAATCATCAGCTCAGTCAACTGGTGATCGATAGTTTAGAGGGGCTAGATGTTTGGGAGACAGCAGTAGCGCTTGGCAAAATTCGAAAAGGAGAAGTATGACGATAACACGGGAAATGACTGCACTTGAGATAAAGGTTTTGAATACCATTCGTAATAGCGCTACTTATGACCTGCCGGTACAGGCAATTGAAATTAGGCAGAGACTGAATATTCCAAAGAGAACGTTAGAAGAAGTTGTGGAGAGTTTGCGTGTTAACTTTGGTCATCCGATTGTTGCGAAGAAAACGAAGCCCAACGGGTATTATCTGCCTAAAACAGAACAGGAAAGGCAGGACGGTCTGGCTCCTTATCGGCGTCAAATTTTGACAGAGCAGAAGAATCTCGCTGCGGTTATGTCAGTGGATTTAGCTGATTATTGGGGGTAGCAATATGGGTAAAAAAGTAAAAAAGCCTGACGGCAATCAGGCTCTAAACAAATAACTTGTAAGGACATAATACCATGAATGAACTTATGAATCAACTATTAGATCAGTTTGAAGCTGGATTGATGGAACGGTATTTGCGGGTCATGAAACGTATCGGGGATGAAAAAGACCAGTATCCGCTTGAGTTGACAAAGGCAAAATGTTCCAAAATGCTATTGGGAACAGAAGATACCACCACTTTTGATATGCGTTTCAATTCTCGTGCTGACTTTCCGAAAATTAAAGGGAAACGAGAGAAGTTCCCCAGAGACGCTGTTATTGAATGGTATCGCAAGAATTGGATGAATACAGGAGTATAAGATGAAAACATATAGCAAATCAAATGAAATTTTTACGACAGATAATCATAGTATTTTTAGCAAAATTAGCAATCGAAAGATTACAGAAAACAGTAAATTAGAAGAAGAACTCCTTTCGGAAGGGCAACGCCAACCAATTTTAGTAAATAGCAAACTACAGGTAATTGATGGGCAACATAGATTATACTATCTCAAAAAACATCGAAAGCCAGTCCGCTACATCGTTGATCCAACTGCTGATTTTAGAACGGTTATATCAATGAACACGTCCGCAGTAAATTGGTCGTTGCGTGATTATGTAGAATCATATTCATTGGAGGGAGACCCTGAATTTATCAAACTTGCAAAATTCTTAGAAACAAACGATTTACTTAGTGATAAGGTGATTATTACGGCTGGCGCAGGTCGCCGAGACGGAACCGCTGCAAAAATTATCCAAAAATTGAAAGAAGGCAACTATGTATTTTCAAATGAGAAACAGTTGAAGAATTTTTGTAGATTCTATGAACAATTGCTTTCTGAAACGAAATTGCCGAATAAACCGTTTCTTCAGTCAATATTATGGACGCTTTATACGACATCTGTTTTTGATGAAACAAGAATGCTACTTCAATTAAAAAAATCAGATTTAACAAATGAAAACATCGAGGGATATTCAAAGAAAAATCTTTTATTAACATTTTTGAAAATCTACAACGGTCGATGGAGTGATGACCATCCGTCTGTTATCCAATATTTTATAAATCGTAAAGGAACATTAGTGATACCTAGTCTACCAAAACAAGATTAACTAGGAATAAAAACAGGAGCATAAGATGAAAGTTATCGAAAAACTAAAAAACTATTTTGGATTTGACAAGCTTGAAGAAGAGCAAACAGACATCGTTTTGACGGATGTTAAGCGGTGGAAGCAGATTGCGCAGGAAAAGCACGAGGAAGCTATCTTGTATCAAGAATTGTACAACGAAGTGATGCATGAGAATCACCGTTTGAGAAAGACACTTCAGGTATTTGAGGAGATAAGAAAGGCAGATGAGTATGCTTAGTGAGTTGTTAGGTGGAATTTGTGTCGTATCGCTGATTCTTGTGCTGTATATGTTTGAAGCCCTTAAAGATATGATACGTGAAGAAAAGGCTCGTAAAAAGTATCAGGAGTATTTGCGTATACAGCGTGAGAAAGAAGAGTACGCTTTGGCTGTTCTTACTGCTTATCAAACAGAGGAGCGAGAAAGAGTGCGTCAATCACTCAGAAGCTGGCAAGGGATTGATGTTGGATAGGAGGGTGTATGGCTAGTGAAATCAAGTGGATTAAAATTGTGACGGATATTTTTGATGATGAAAAAATTCTGCTGATAGAATCATTGCCAGAAGCGGATACTATTCTTGTCATTTGGTTCAAATTGCTTACGCTAGCTGGGAAGCAGAATTACAGCGGAGTGCTGTTAATGAATGACAGGGTACACTATACAGATGAAATGCTTGCAACCATTTTCAGGCGTCCGTTTAACACGGTAAAATTGGCTTTGTCTACGTTTGAGCAGTTTGGAATGATTGAGATTATCAATAATGCGATTACCATTCCAAATTGGGAGAAACATCAAAATATTGATGGGATGGATAAGGTTAGAGAAAGCACTCGTAAGAGGGTGGCACTGCATAGAGAACGCCAAAAAATGCTGGCAAATGGTAACGTTACATGTAACGTTACAGTAACGCATGGTAACGCACTAGATAAAGATAAAGAGAAAGATAAAGAAGAAGATATAAATAATAAATGTCCTTTTCAGGACATCATTGCTTATCTTAATTCTGCTGTCAATAAAAACTATCGTGCCAACAGCAACAATACCAAAAAACTGATACAGGCTCGTTGGAAGGAAGGCTATACTTTAGATGATTTCAAAAAAGTCATTGATAATAAGGTTGCTGACTGGAAGGGGACGGAGTGGGAGAAATATTTGCAACCCTCCACGCTTTTCCGTGAGAGTAACTTTGACAAGTATCTAAATCAAACCATAAGCCCGTCCACTAAAAGTCCAAAAACGAATGTGCCAGAATGGAGCAACAATCCAATCAAGACAGAGCAGACCGTGGAGGGGCAGGCGAAGATGAGGGCGCTATTTGATGAATTAGCGAAGATGGAGAAAGGAGATACCTAGGTGTTTATTTTAAAACATGGCCTGAAGCAGGATAAGCCTTATCTGCGTAATGCAGAGTTTAAGTGTACTGGTATTGATTTGTCTT encodes the following:
- a CDS encoding peptidoglycan amidohydrolase family protein, which gives rise to MTVNTETAIAWFEARKGKVSYSMDYRDGPNSYDCSSSVYYALMSAGAISAGWAVNTEYEHDWLIKNGYTLIAENQDWGAKRGDVFIWGRRGQSSGAGGHTGIFIDSDNIIHCNWGRRGISVDHYDTVAAASCYMYCYVYRLTNQISTTAGKSLDTLVQETLAGKYGNGEERKKALGNQYEAVMAVINGKATTVKKTIDQMAQEVIAGKYGNGEERKKLLGSDYDAVQKRVTEILQGSTSSPVSKPTKEAGDLSFNGAILKKAVLDKILENCKKHNILPSYALTILHFEGLWGTSAVGRTDNNWGGMTMTSNDERITRPSGVTVTRGLARPSNEGGYYMHYATVDDFLTDWFYLLRAGGSYKVSSAKTFSEAVKGMFKVGGAVYDYAATGYENYLVGASSRLKAIEAENGSLTKYDLIPDTPSNLQPDKIDVALDGIEVSINGVKYTLNKKPI
- a CDS encoding DNA-binding protein, which translates into the protein MNELMNQLLDQFEAGLMERYLRVMKRIGDEKDQYPLELTKAKCSKMLLGTEDTTTFDMRFNSRADFPKIKGKREKFPRDAVIEWYRKNWMNTGV
- a CDS encoding phage replisome organizer N-terminal domain-containing protein, which codes for MASEIKWIKIVTDIFDDEKILLIESLPEADTILVIWFKLLTLAGKQNYSGVLLMNDRVHYTDEMLATIFRRPFNTVKLALSTFEQFGMIEIINNAITIPNWEKHQNIDGMDKVRESTRKRVALHRERQKMLANGNVTCNVTVTHGNALDKDKEKDKEEDINNKCPFQDIIAYLNSAVNKNYRANSNNTKKLIQARWKEGYTLDDFKKVIDNKVADWKGTEWEKYLQPSTLFRESNFDKYLNQTISPSTKSPKTNVPEWSNNPIKTEQTVEGQAKMRALFDELAKMEKGDT
- a CDS encoding helix-turn-helix domain-containing protein is translated as MWQRIKRIMDKKGMTMYAVSKKAGINQNVLIDLKAGRSKRIYYDNMEKIADALDVSLDEFRK
- a CDS encoding ATP-binding protein, with protein sequence MEKIYDIEYLTSAPEGQHFDRKSAAQKAQNILEDIVAFANAEGGVLAIGIEDDGRITGFKHAKAGDIESFKNIAYQLVNTPVKFNYKEINVTNIKNEEDKVLVLNIQLSIDRVVTTPNDTAYLRQGDKSVKLKHEQRVQLEYDRGQRYFEDEIAEGAELSDLDDELVQSFKEKIGLPDIGTLQVLKGRGLIKNGKITNAGILLFGSNPTEFLPQARLRVIKYNDNSAGVGKEFNVIKEQTFFGPIPEIIIKSREFIKNQLRDFQYLDDNGQFTTMPEYPEFAWFEGIVNAVTHRNYSIRGQHITVVLFDDRLEIKSPGMLPNIVTLENILEERFSRNPKIARVLSEFGWVKEMNEGVKRIYNEMADFFLKQPTYSEPNNANVLLLLENNILNRQVRVNDTLKQRLSPEVFNNLTIDEKKIIRLAYRSAQITTPDVMTEIQKSRPYSLKLLKELTKKGILEWYGSGPRDTTQYYVLKDK
- a CDS encoding phage holin, whose product is MINWKVRLRNPRFWVALLSAVALLAQQIGLNVFPENWKEVLNTVLTVLAIVGIVEDPTTAGLSDSERAMNYEEPK
- a CDS encoding helix-turn-helix domain-containing protein is translated as MKKTEFEKLLDNSGIKRQVIAERMGLTRTGFYRKQKKPKERFDGNEMLALADILGVDSKVVLEAILVS
- a CDS encoding helix-turn-helix domain-containing protein yields the protein MTYGERMRRLREDKEMSLRELAEKTLLDYAFLSRVENDLRTLTLPQAKAVARELGCTVNELVG
- a CDS encoding ParB N-terminal domain-containing protein; amino-acid sequence: MKTYSKSNEIFTTDNHSIFSKISNRKITENSKLEEELLSEGQRQPILVNSKLQVIDGQHRLYYLKKHRKPVRYIVDPTADFRTVISMNTSAVNWSLRDYVESYSLEGDPEFIKLAKFLETNDLLSDKVIITAGAGRRDGTAAKIIQKLKEGNYVFSNEKQLKNFCRFYEQLLSETKLPNKPFLQSILWTLYTTSVFDETRMLLQLKKSDLTNENIEGYSKKNLLLTFLKIYNGRWSDDHPSVIQYFINRKGTLVIPSLPKQD
- a CDS encoding tyrosine-type recombinase/integrase translates to MAFYKKLSSGWQYRISYKDANGKYREKSKKGFKTKALAQAAAMEVELFLKKNTFVNKEQTLLEYYRKWAEIYKKPHIAERTWKKYQQTEKHIEHYFGNTLLKDITPTHYQSIANKFTQKYSQETADNFHYHIQSAVKIAVREKIIDTNFCEGAIVKSTINKKAVENKYLEEHEYIKLIQICKDNIQYSTYFTIYLAAITGLRFGELLGLRSDDIDKENQMLHLKQAFDYTDTMDFIPLKSKSSERSVPIDNHTLSMIENYQENHALDKQNRLISKISNSAVNKTIKKIVGRPVTIHSLRHTYASFLIAQGVDLISISQILGHENLNITLKIYAHQLDKLKEKNNDKIRNIFDNFGRISDE
- a CDS encoding NUMOD4 domain-containing protein, with product MEEKWKSVRGYEGLYEVSSDGRVKNSKTGRILTPRVNNSGYVRISLYKKEGCKEFLVHRLVAETFIPAVNGKEIVNHIDENKLNNNVENLEWVTSQENVQHSIERLRVPKKHKVIYLYTLYGRLVRVFSSAVEAGNYFGVSTTTIISAINNKSKFNTLYYLGTPDIIPDFEELVGLVDYLEDYRTAKQLKKDVFAKALETTRTNYMIWLQKQKVPYKELKKVASLLNMTIDRAWDLNEVYT
- a CDS encoding XRE family transcriptional regulator, translating into MNTKIAFPAMVKEYRLANNLTMEQLAEKIGKTKSTISKWESGTRSPKIYEIEEIAIFFGVHPEVMMFGESSTTSPDAKNGTVQAINDKVVQLHPERQENVLGYATEQLEEQIKGNAEIGEEIAEYKTEKVIPLPQNEEFESLVVHGLESAGEGIWQENDVDIEIRIPISQIPDKFDDLAMVIGDSMRPKLHNGDILFVTFTKQIEIGQIGVFRTSKGNFVKKLQPDRLESLNPNYDDIYFNEYEFAEAIGVVEHIYRK